One genomic window of Gossypium hirsutum isolate 1008001.06 chromosome D11, Gossypium_hirsutum_v2.1, whole genome shotgun sequence includes the following:
- the LOC107926764 gene encoding receptor-like protein 7 — translation MGLSLAFACFLFIVTLFQFTAFSFSSEQPAVLCHSDERLALLQLKDSFIIDKQALAAGFCAYPKVDSWDSQSVDCCSWDGIECDKITGVVIGLDLSSSCLYGSINSTSSLFRLLRLQKLNLANNHFNYSLIPYALGNLSMLTYLNLSSSVFSGQIPSEISKLYRLSSLDFSNNWDTNLSQRLLVLEKPDMKSLIQNLTNLKYLSLSYVVVASPIPSVLANLSSLTSLYLEFCGLQGMFPLAIFRLPNLETIWLLHNLHLTGYLPEFNFSNKLKKLALLNTSFSGELPASIDNLNSLEFLGLGHCNFSGSVPSTLGNLPNLKFLDLAINSFTGSVPPTLGNLTKLGTLDLQYNYFTGFIPSELTNLTQLTYLNLLGNMLHGSVPSSISRLEKLNFFDCDFNRLGGILEMDPFLELKDLQYLFLSLNNFYLVFLDNSNATRPQAQLVDIGLRHCHLREFPYFLRNQHRLQLLDLSSNNIDGQIPQWLSKVSVETLLFLDLSNNSFIGFDDFPLVLPWSKLQYLKLDSNILRGSLPVPPLSTVFYSISNKSLNGEIPQLLCNLSSLSILDFSYNNMSGGIPVCLSNFSKSLLVLKVRSNQLDGPIPSGWATGNRLKMIDLSKNKLQEKIPKSLMECKMLEYLDLGNNQIRDAFPSWLGSLPELNILILSSNAFYGRMENPKLNLIVFPKLRIIDLSHNRFNGTLPWGYFERWISMKNLDGKNSPPKYMHESLDMMISIMHVPRDYDYSMTITNKGMEMKYPKIIRTLVAIDFSSNRFDGEIPESIGKLKELHLLNFSNNNLVGGIPIAIAKLTNLESLDLSQNKLVGRIPMELSTQLTFLSFLNVSHNRLTGRIPGGGQFETFQSSSFDGNLGLCGKPLLKECSSNSRSLPPPSLTSSGEFGLDWKVVFWVMDVDSYLEW, via the exons ATGGGGCTTTCACTTGCATTTGCTTGCTTTCTTTTCATCGTTACTCTTTTTCAGTTCACTGCCTTTTCTTTCTCGTCTGAGCAGCCTGCAGTACTTTGTCACAGCGATGAGCGTCTTGCTTTGCTGCAGCTCAAGGATAGCTTCATCATCGACAAGCAGGCATTGGCTGCAGGTTTTTGTGCTTATCCTAAGGTTGATAGTTGGGATTCTCAAAGCGTCGACTGCTGCTCATGGGATGGCATTGAGTGTGACAAAATCACGGGTGTGGTGATAGGCCTGGATCTCAGCAGCAGTTGCCTTTATGGCTCCATTAATTCCACCAGTAGTCTCTTCCGCCTTCTTCGCCTTCAAAAGCTTAACCTCGCTAACAACCATTTTAATTACTCTTTGATTCCATATGCGTTGGGCAATCTTTCGATGCTGACATATCTTAACCTCTCTAGTTCTGTATTTTCTGGTCAAATACCGTCAGAAATTTCAAAGCTCTATAGGTTATCCTCCCTTGATTTCTCTAATAATTGGGATACGAACCTTTCTCAAAGGTTGTTGGTACTCGAAAAGCCAGATATGAAGAGCTTAATACAGAATTTAACAAACTTGAAGTACCTCAGTCTCTCCTACGTAGTTGTGGCGTCTCCGATTCCGAGTGTGTTGGCCAACTTGTCCTCTCTGACGTCCCTTTACCTCGAGTTTTGTGGACTGCAGGGCATGTTTCCATTAGCCATTTTCCGGCTACCAAACCTTGAAACTATTTGGCTGCTACACAACTTGCATCTGACAGGTTACTTGCCGGAGTTCAATTTCAGCAACAAACTTAAAAAGTTAGCATTGTTGAATACAAGCTTTTCTGGTGAGTTACCTGCTTCAATCGATAACCTTAATTCTTTGGAATTCTTGGGACTCGGTCACTGCAACTTCTCAGGGTCAGTGCCATCTACGTTGGGTAATCTTCCCAATCTCAAATTTCTGGACCTAGCAATAAATTCTTTTACGG GGTCAGTGCCACCAACGTTGGGTAATCTCACCAAACTCGGTACTTTGGATCTCCAATATAATTATTTTACGG GTTTTATTCCTTCTGAGCTTACCAACTTGACCCAACTCACTTATTTGAATCTACTCGGAAACATGCTACATGGATCAGTCCCAAGCTCAATCTCGAGACTTGAGAAACTTAATTTCTTTGACTGTGACTTCAATAGATTGGGAGGCATTCTGGAGATGGATCCATTTCTAGAGCTAAAAGATCTGCAGTATTTGTTTCTGTCCTTGAATAATTTCTATTTGGTTTTTCTAGATAATAGCAATGCCACCCGCCCTCAAGCTCAGCTTGTTGATATAGGATTACGGCACTGCCATCTAAGGGAGTTCCCATATTTCTTGCGCAACCAACACCGGTTACAGCTTCTTGATCTTTCTTCAAACAACATTGACGGCCAGATACCGCAGTGGTTGTCCAAAGTGAGCGTTGAAACCCTGTTGTTTTTAGACCTTTCAAACAACTCCTTCATCGGTTTCGATGACTTCCCACTTGTTCTTCCATGGTCTAAACTGCAATATCTGAAACTTGATTCCAACATTCTCCGAGGTTCTCTCCCAGTTCCACCATTGTCTACAGTTTTCTATTCCATCTCAAACAAGTCTCTCAATGGAGAGATCCCACAGCTGTTGTGCAATCTCAGCTCTCTTTCCATTCTTGACTTTTCCTACAACAACATGAGTGGTGGGATCCCAGTGTGTCTGAGCAACTTCAGCAAGTCTTTATTAGTACTGAAGGTGCGGTCCAACCAGTTAGATGGTCCCATTCCAAGTGGTTGGGCAACTGGAAACAGATTAAAAATGATAGATTTGAGCAAAAACAAATTGCAGGAGAAGATTCCAAAATCGCTGATGGAGTGTAAAATGTTGGAATATCTTGATCTTGGAAACAATCAGATTAGAGATGCATTCCCTTCTTGGTTAGGGTCTCTTCCAGAATTGAATATTCTTATTTTATCTTCTAATGCATTTTATGGTAGGATGGAGAATCCTAAGTTGAATCTCATTGTCTTTCCCAAGTTGCGAATCATCGATCTTTCTCACAACAGATTCAATGGAACCTTGCCTTGGGGTTACTTTGAAAGATGGATTAGCATGAAAAATCTGGATGGAAAAAACTCACCTCCTAAATACATGCATGAAAGTTTAGATATGATGATAAGTATTATGCATGTTCCCAGGGATTATGATTACTCCATGACAATTACAAACAAAGGCATGGAGATGAAGTACCCAAAGATCATTCGAACTCTTGTAGCCATTGATTTCTCCAGCAACAGATTTGATGGAGAAATTCCAGAATCGATTGGGAAGCTCAAAGAGCTTCACTTGCTCAACTTTTCGAATAACAATCTCGTTGGAGGAATCCCAATAGCCATAGCGAAGCTCACAAATCTTGAATCTTTGGACCTTTCTCAGAACAAACTAGTGGGAAGAATTCCAATGGAGTTGAGTACTCAACTCACTTTCCTTTCATTCCTCAACGTCTCTCATAATCGTCTCACAGGGCGTATACCAGGAGGCGGCCAATTTGAGACTTTTCAAAGTAGCTCCTTTGATGGAAATCTTGGGTTGTGTGGAAAACCCTTGCTAAAAGAATGTAGCAGCAATTCTAGAAGCCTGCCGCCTCCATCTTTGACTTCTTCGGGAGAATTTGGATTGGATTGGAAAGTAGTGTTTTGGGTTATGGATGTGGATTCCTATTTGGAGTGGTGA